Proteins encoded by one window of Xylocopa sonorina isolate GNS202 chromosome 16, iyXylSono1_principal, whole genome shotgun sequence:
- the LOC143431097 gene encoding uncharacterized protein LOC143431097: protein MKVLLVTCTIALLGFSSEVLGGAIESNSNDVNVRAKRSPQDRMCGPPNGPPCMPPMGPPPDMPDFTTPMSMSSAGIARRAADGFGYGSDQAQESLSNLAGTMGTMVGNAAGMMPEMAGRVADEMGNMAQRAGQMMG from the exons ATGAAGGTTCTTCTTGTTACCTGCACTATTGCTCTTCTTGGGTTCTCT TCTGAGGTGCTTGGAGGCGCCATAGAATCCAATTCCAACGATGTGAACGTTCGAGCGAAGCGTAGTCCTCAGGATCGCATGTGTGGGCCCCCAAATGGGCCACCATGCATGCCACCGATGGGTCCACCACCTGATATGCCTGATTTCACCACTCCAATGTCAATGTCCAGTGCTGGCATCGCCAGAAGAGCTGCTGATGGCTTTGGTTATGGCTCAGATCAGGCGCAAGAGAGTTTGTCGAACCTTGCAGGGACTATGGGGACCATGGTGGGCAATGCTGCTGGTATGATGCCGGAAATGGCGGGCAGAGTGGCTGATGAGATGGGGAACATGGCTCAACGCGCTG GTCAGATGATGGGATGA
- the LOC143431084 gene encoding pancreatic lipase-related protein 2-like encodes MVVPLFLASIICRIVVVRRGENPLHLSPLPYGTCSYCCPIDVDRDIEFVLFTRKNPICGDILNISDPFSLRRSNFDVTHPTVIFIHGYSNSITGGGAAAIRNVYLKRGNYNVILVNWARLAGLPWYVTAVRNTRIVGPRVALLVNWLANQRAVSLSSLHVIGFSLGAEIAGFMGKALAPRKVGRITGLDAAYPLYMNTGTDGHLAKTDAIFVDVIHTDGGRFGFPEPLGHVDFYPNGGRPVQPGCSLGNIIRMSLTRLTNQYIACGHNRAWMFYAESVRNPTGFPASRCPKWHPSVPVNCKWTPDALMGFAVDPRVRGKFYLRTNAQPPYARNVTGYIGK; translated from the exons ATGGTGGTGCCTCTGTTCCTCGCCTCTATCATCTGTCGTATCGTCGTCGTCAGAAGAG gcGAGAATCCTCTGCATTTATCGCCCCTTCCTTATGGCACCTGCTCGTATTGCTGTCCAATCGATGTGGATCGAGATATCGAGTTCGTTTTGTTCACCAG gaagaATCCAATTTGTGGCGACATATTGAACATTTCTGACCCATTTTCTTTGAGAAGAAGCAATTTTGATGTGACACATCCAACTGTAATTTTTATTCATGGATACAGCAACAGCATAACTGGAGGAGGCGCTGCTGCCATTCGAAATG TTTATCTAAAACGAGGAAACTACAACGTAATTTTAGTAAACTGGGCGAGATTGGCAGGGTTGCCATGGTACGTGACAGCAGTGCGAAACACGAGAATAGTCGGCCCACGAGTCGCCTTATTGGTCAACTGGCTGGCCAATCAGAGAGCAGTGTCTCTGTCCAGCTTGCACGTGATTGGTTTCAGCCTTGGCGCTGAGATCGCTGGGTTTATGGGCAAAGCTTTGGCCCCTCGCAAG GTGGGAAGAATCACAGGATTGGACGCAGCCTACCCTCTGTACATGAACACAGGCACAGACGGGCACTTGGCCAAAACAGACGCCATATTCGTCGACGTGATCCACACAGATGGCGGTCGTTTCGGTTTTCCAGAGCCCTTGGGTCACGTGGACTTCTATCCAAACGGTGGCAGGCCTGTGCAACCTGGTTGCAGTCTGGGCAACATCATTCGAATGAGCCTGACAAGACTCACAAATCAATACA TTGCGTGCGGACACAATCGAGCATGGATGTTCTACGCAGAGTCAGTGAGAAATCCAACAGGATTCCCTGCGAGCAGGTGTCCAAAATGGCATCCAAGCGTCCCAGTCAATTGTAAATGGACGCCAGATGCGCTGATGGGATTCGCAGTGGACCCAAGAGTCAGAGGAAAGTTCTATTTGAGGACCAATGCGCAGCCACCATACGCCAGAAATGTCACTGGGTATATTGGAAAATGA